One genomic window of Oncorhynchus kisutch isolate 150728-3 linkage group LG26, Okis_V2, whole genome shotgun sequence includes the following:
- the LOC116357731 gene encoding striated muscle-specific serine/threonine-protein kinase-like, with product MLCSLNFMFREGCFVAVYEDSKDQSNSETTEDEGGDHIETKEGSRGIQNQAMHAGDRMMDSWGKGLQDISKPSRSQSENVLRESSPQVLPPLSPRIIKCPSTSPMPSCSGSAPNTPLTPRKTHFVPTDYQDTMLRHPKLSAMSQSSTQNSLTQTPVSVNECSHKEYQPRQSLKLTRASSKIFEKVHGFEERRRSYDHEGSISGWSWAGFNYAGSVDSDDGGNWLGISRGSSREDLREALKEDAAERRSNFRQKAASLEDCRPRTTQKVQEFENKFTEEPQQIKKLVGKPHMKKSFSIEQLSLRARGRQPLRKIEPLPPQILQKLQERERAHQEKEQKVTEQPKKVVPPKSPRLHLQARQDQPSPQTHEIEGPSMSNITVSRLGEVAFAPESMQLADLSRQRPTRQVNPVSPIKEILQRSPSPVVQRVCHMQESQDIQESPAQKSPKEESSGRKTPVEVDLRKVEYKPESPLVQKKPTIVQENPIQPLQKPPWLVTSSTNIPVSPSEEKMEVELIKPAPKVIIPTIIVKEEPMEEEAPPETAKSKEVTNVKEGQTQKTWGKGRCARPMSPELDSSDDSYVSAEEDPLEAPMFEFPLKDTVATAGTEVLLRVIIAGTPLPEVTWRRDNIEITNSPNYWVKVEGERYSLLIKCAKPSDAGMYCVTAANEAGRASSSATLSIKPAFGNGT from the exons ACTCCGAGACCACAGAAGACGAAGGTGGAGACCACATTGAGACCAAAGAAGGAAGCAGAGGTATTCAGAACCAGGCTATGCATGCAG GGGACAGAATGATGGACAGCTGGGGCAAAGGACTTCAAGACATCTCCAAGCCCTCCAG GAGCCAATCTGAAAATGTTTTGAGGGAATCCTCCCCACAAGtcctcccacccctctcccccagaATTATTAAATGCCCCTCCACTTCTCCAATGCCAAGCTGCTCTGGATCAGCCCCGAACACACCCCTCACACCCCGCAAGACACATTTTGTACCAACCGACTACCAAGACACAATGTTAAGACATCCAAAATTATCAGCCATGTCTCAAAGCAGCACTCAGAATTCCCTTACTCAGACACCTGTCAGTGTCAACGAGTGCTCCCACAAGGAGTACCAGCCTAGGCAGTCCCTAAAACTGACCAGAGCAAGCTCCAAGATCTTTGAGAAGGTGCACGGTTTTGAAGAGCGAAGGCGAAGTTATGACCATGAAGGCTCCATCTCGGGATGGTCCTGGGCCGGGTTCAACTACGCTGGGTCTGTCGACTCAGACGATGGAGGGAACTGGTTGGGCATCTCCAGAGGGAGTTCGAGGGAAGACCTACGAGAGGCTCTGAAGGAGGACGCTGCCGAACGGAGGTCCAATTTCAGACAGAAGGCTGCGTCCTTAGAGGACTGCAGGCCCCGTACCACGCAGAAGGTCCAGgaatttgagaacaagttcactGAAGAGCCTCAACAAATCAAGAAGCTTGTGGGTAAACCTCACATGAAGAAGTCCTTCTCCATCGAGCAGCTTTCGCTCAGGGCAAGAGGCAGGCAGCCTTTGAGGAAGATTGAGCCCCTCCCACCGCAAATTCTCCAGAAGCTCCAGGAAAGGGAGCGAGCCCATCAGGAGAAGGAGCAGAAAGTGACAGAACAGCCTAAAAAGGTGGTGCCACCAAAATCACCACGACTGCACCTACAAGCACGGCAGGACCAGCCTTCGCCCCAAACCCATGAGATTGAGGGCCCCTCCATGAGCAACATAACAGTCAGTAGATTGGGGGAAGTAGCATTCGCTCCAGAATCTATGCAACTGGCTGACTTATCGAGACAGAGGCCAACAAGACAGGTAAATCCAGTCAGTCCAATCAAGGAGATCCTTCAGAGGTCTCCATCACCAGTTGTTCAGAGGGTATGTCATATGCAAGAGTCTCAGGACATCCAAGAATCTCCTGCCCAAAAGTCCCCAAAGGAAGAATCGTCAGGAAGAAAAACACCTGTAGAGGTAGACTTAAGAAAAGTAGAGTATAAACCAGAAAGTCCATTGGTACAGAAAAAGCCTACCATTGTACAAGAGAATCCAATACAACCTCTGCAAAAACCTCCATGGCTGGTTACCTCTTCAACAAATATTCCAGTCTCCCCATCTGAGGAGAAAATGGAAGTGGAATTAATCAAGCCAGCCCCCAAGGTAATCATACCTACCATCATTGTCAAAGAAGAGCCCATGGAAGAGGAAGCTCCTCCAGAGACTGCCAAGTCTAAAGAGGTGACCAATGTGAAAGAAGGCCAAACACAGAAGACCTGGGGGAAGGGTCGCTGCGCTAGGCCCATGTCTCCAGAGTTAG ATTCTTCAGACGACTCTTACGTGTCTGCTGAAGAGGACCCCTTGGAGGCCCCTATGTTTGAGTTTCCTCTTAAGGACACTGTGGCAACTGCTGGTACTGAGGTCCTGCTGAGAGTCATCATTGCTGGCACTCCTCTCCCAGAAG TTACCTGGAGGCGAGACAATATTGAGATCACTAACAGCCCAAACTATTGGGTCAAAGTGGAGGGAGAGCGGTATTCACTTCTCATCAAATGTGCAAAACCAAGTGATGCTGGAATGTACTGTGTGACAGCTGCCAATGAGGCTGGGAGAGCATCTAGCAGTGCCACCCTTTCCATCAAACCAG CCTTTGGGAATGGCACCTGA